The Microterricola viridarii genome segment TCTCGGCCTGCAGGGCGGCCGCGACGGCTGAGAAATGGGCTTCGTCGGCGCCGATCAGGGCCGGGTCTGACTTCGCGGAGAGTCGGGCGGGGAGGTTGAATGCGCTGGTGGTCACTGTCACAGTGCTCGATTCTCACCCACGGAGGGGGCCTTGCGGCAAGCCCCCACCCCCTCGTTAGACTGAGAGTGGCACGAAGAGCACGCACGGTCGCGACGACCGCCGTAGCGTGCGTGCAGTTCGTTCTCGTGGCGTTGTGGGCACTCGTCGGGCTGGTGCGGCGCGGCACGCTCGCCACGCAGCAGGCCGCCGGCTGGGTCAACGCCATGATGTGGGCCGGGGGCGTCGCGACCGCACTCGCCATCGGCCTGGAGGTGCACGTGCTCGGCGTGCTGGGTGTGAGTCCGCCCGCCGTTGGTGTGCTCCTGAGCCTCTGCATCATTGCCGGAGCCGCCTTCACCGTGCTCCTGGTCGTGCTGCGCCGGCGAGGTTCCCGCTTCGCTACCGCCGCGTGAACGTCATGTGGGTGACGCCGCTGGGCGTCGAGACGGACTCGACGTCGTAACCCGCCTCGATTCCCTCCAGGCCGTCCCAGAGGCGCACGCCGCGGCCGAGAACAATCGGCACCTGCACGATGTGGAGCAGGTCGATCACGCCGGCGGCGAGGAACTCGCGCACCATGCTCGGGCCGCCGCCGATGCGCACGTCCAGCCCGCCGGCGGCCGCCTTGGCGATCTCCAATGCCTCCGCCGGGCCCGCGTCGATGAAGTGGAAGACGTTGCCGCCCTCCAACTCGAAGGAGGGGCGTGGGTGGTGGGTCAGCACGAACACGGGAGTGTGGAATGGCGGGTTCTGGCCCCACCAGCCCCTCCATTCCTCCGCGGTTCCGAGGTCGGTCCACGGGCCCGTCTGCGGGGTGAACTTGCCCCGGCCCATGATCTCCGCGCCGATGCGGTAGTCGTGCTGGTCGACGAAGGCGTTGTCGACACCGACCCCGCCGCCCTCCTCGCCGATCATCCGGTGCCAGTAGCGGGTGTGCATCATCCACTCGTGCAGTC includes the following:
- a CDS encoding DUF2975 domain-containing protein, giving the protein MARRARTVATTAVACVQFVLVALWALVGLVRRGTLATQQAAGWVNAMMWAGGVATALAIGLEVHVLGVLGVSPPAVGVLLSLCIIAGAAFTVLLVVLRRRGSRFATAA
- a CDS encoding dihydrofolate reductase family protein — protein: MQLARVHGFAISLDGFGTGEGLSLAAPFGHAGQRLHEWMMHTRYWHRMIGEEGGGVGVDNAFVDQHDYRIGAEIMGRGKFTPQTGPWTDLGTAEEWRGWWGQNPPFHTPVFVLTHHPRPSFELEGGNVFHFIDAGPAEALEIAKAAAGGLDVRIGGGPSMVREFLAAGVIDLLHIVQVPIVLGRGVRLWDGLEGIEAGYDVESVSTPSGVTHMTFTRR